A region from the Nematostella vectensis chromosome 13, jaNemVect1.1, whole genome shotgun sequence genome encodes:
- the LOC5505875 gene encoding 2-5A-dependent ribonuclease produces the protein MSSHSPGFRGKRKTVESRDRDTLCLASSKRPRLSVILLDLRPKDSVRSKNGKKKSHRWMIREAKRNPNATVVDLSRRDLCFQDIISVCRETRHVQRILLRDITFHLESKMRTLREVTEICASLSEIDVTGCAKKTRQLLLGEMKNLEAEERYLNRMGVYLRDDIADNRGLDSVFTPNFFCNASFIKNLVTSGKLFADTSCEGWSLLHTACLVGDLSLAKWLIDKDGRCEFERANPFASLEPLLCFEYHTGDIEECAKIFGFTFKELNKSNADTLLIWALGTPNPPRISGSRDFHSKKCDPVYRIKTLLKLIPFVNPLPLLEELLLNLEKGTAFCCNESKLAKVVAVLLEKCKEMNALSGFEWVIIKDEMTMPCVTLALNHPQILKTLIKYGAKIDAVDENGETALYHISSKVTMGHQETVCRILLDAGASVHAKNRQGKTPLTSVIKGYFESEKWYGNIFNENVFFGIVVKLISAGADIRHLADSAGSIIHLAVQSFLEGSKNEMSLRIIKKLLALEMVQAKVPISCRDNQGDTVLHTWASRRCNSIDASKALLVNELGEFLITAGCSIDAANDDSCTALHIAVHQRLTSQVELLLKHNASVSALNKCGQTPLHTACSSYQNGSKEMISIIEMLIKEGSDLHVKDSKGNSSRDLLNGHRELRPVLQRPLPHSAKWQQKSQKHVDKLLEVCRHTNSRVIQSFYYHPEPIGTGGFGCVFAGLDLKDGREVAIKRIKRLRLLPQFHREIENLVRLSESPRIMKYFTCVEDKDFLFIVLELMEGSLNELLDLRESELGTDALLTLSKDLVDGLHYLHGKSILHRDLKPNNLLYHFQDETPRLKIADFGLSKDTTSASQSSTVIGTNVGCKVWMAPEVSRAPSKHSQKSDVFSCGLVLHYIMSKGKHPFAKESQTQENARIWEISTASSIVNDIKSLHSSLGPEAKDIVIQALARDPEDRPSASNMIGHPVFWSEDKKLRYIAAFYNGYDKRDSVRRKIKRELGTVPRWDLKLTEQTKKMIKERKYDFFSCMELLRFIRNGYQHFLKELFGCKLLQSYPELLIELYNFIKRHDLQSNPYIEQVEKG, from the coding sequence ATGTCTTCGCATTCCCCAGGTTTTCGTGGTAAACGAAAAACGGTCGAATCGCGAGATCGAGATACTCTTTGTCTAGCTTCAAGCAAACGACCCCGTTTGTCTGTAATCCTTCTCGACTTACGACCAAAGGATTCCGTTCGTTCAAAAAATGGGAAGAAGAAATCTCATAGATGGATGATAAGGGAAGCCAAACGAAATCCTAACGCGACAGTGGTTGACTTATCGCGTCGTGATCTTTGTTTTCAGGATATAATTAGCGTTTGCAGAGAAACCCGTCATGTCCAGCGTATTTTGCTAAGGGATATCACATTTCACCTTGAGAGCAAAATGCGCACGCTACGAGAAGTAACAGAAATTTGTGCCTCCCTCTCCGAAATTGATGTAACAGGATGCGCAAAAAAGACCAGACAGCTTTTGCTTGGTGAAATGAAAAATCTAGAGGCCGAAGAGAGATATTTGAATCGCATGGGAGTTTATCTAAGAGATGATATCGCAGACAACCGAGGCCTTGACAGTGTATTCACACCAAATTTCTTCTGCAATGCGTCTTTCATCAAAAACTTAGTGACGAGTGGTAAACTCTTTGCAGACACTAGTTGCGAAGGCTGGTCCCTGTTGCACACGGCCTGTCTAGTAGGGGACCTTTCATTGGCTAAATGGCTTATTGACAAAGATGGCCGGTGTGAGTTTGAGAGGGCGAACCCTTTTGCCTCTTTGGAGCCACTCCTGTGTTTTGAATATCACACTGGGGATATAGAAGAATGTGCTAAAATCTTTGGATTTACATTTAAGGAACTAAATAAAAGTAATGCAGACACTCTTTTGATATGGGCGTTGGGGACGCCAAACCCACCTAGGATTTCAGGCTCCAGAGATTTTCATAGCAAAAAATGTGATCCAGTTTATCGAATTAAGACCTTGCTGAAACTTATACCATTTGTAAATCCATTGCCATTACTGGAAGAGCTTCTTCTCAACCTAGAAAAAGGCACTGCATTTTGTTGTAATGAATCCAAGCTTGCCAAAGTTGTGGCTGTGCTTCTTGAGAAGTGCAAAGAAATGAATGCTTTGAGTGGCTTTGAATGGGTCATTATAAAGGATGAGATGACCATGCCCTGTGTTACCCTTGCACTAAACCATCCTCAGATCTTAAAGACTTTGATAAAGTACGGAGCCAAGATTGATGCTGTTGATGAAAATGGGGAGACTGCTTTGTATCACATTAGTAGCAAAGTCACCATGGGGCATCAAGAAACAGTTTGTCGCATTCTTCTTGATGCTGGAGCTTCTGTGCATGCTAAAAACAGGCAAGGAAAAACCCCTCTGACAAGTGTGATCAAAGGTTATTTTGAAAGTGAGAAATGGTATGGTAATATTTTCAATGAGAATGTTTTCTTTGGAATTGTTGTGAAATTAATATCAGCTGGTGCAGACATTCGGCATTTGGCAGACAGTGCAGGGTCAATAATCCATTTGGCTGTTCAGTCATTTCTTGAAGGTTCCAAGAATGAGATGTCCTTGCGAATAATAAAGAAGCTGCTGGCTCTTGAGATGGTACAAGCAAAAGTGCCAATTTCTTGCAGAGATAATCAAGGGGATACTGTATTGCATACATGGGCCAGCAGAAGATGCAATTCCATTGATGCCTCTAAAGCCTTGTTAGTTAATGAGCTCGGGGAGTTCCTTATCACTGCTGGGTGCTCAATAGATGCAGCAAATGATGATAGTTGCACAGCCTTGCACATTGCTGTCCATCAAAGGTTAACTTCACAGGTTGAACTTTTACTAAAGCATAATGCAAGTGTTTCAGCCTTGAACAAATGTGGCCAAACACCTTTGCATACTGCATGCTCTAGTTATCAGAATGGTTCAAAAGAAATGATCAGCATAATAGAAATGCTGATTAAAGAGGGATCTGATCTTCATGTCAAAGACAGCAAAGGTAATTCTTCTAGGGATCTTCTTAATGGTCATCGAGAGCTTCGACCAGTCTTGCAAAGACCGTTACCTCACTCAGCAAAATGGCAACAAAAATCCCAGAAGCATGTAGATAAACTTTTAGAAGTCTGTCGACACACAAACTCCAGAGTCATCCAGTCTTTCTATTACCATCCTGAGCCAATAGGTACTGGCGGTTTTGGTTGTGTGTTTGCTGGCCTAGATCTGAAAGATGGAAGAGAAGTTGCCATTAAACGGATTAAAAGATTGAGACTACTTCCACAGTTTCATCGTGAAATTGAGAACCTTGTTCGCTTGTCAGAATCGCCCAGAATTATGAAGTACTTTACCTGCGTTGAGGATAAGGACTTTCTCTTCATTGTACTGGAGCTCATGGAAGGGTCTTTGAATGAGCTCCTGGACTTGAGAGAGTCAGAACTAGGTACAGATGCATTGTTGACACTTTCAAAAGACTTGGTGGATGGTCTACATTACTTGCATGGAAAAAGCATCCTCCATCGAGACTTGAAACCAAACAACCTGCTATACCACTTTCAAGATGAAACCCCACGCTTGAAGATAGCAGACTTTGGTCTTAGTAAAGATACCACTTCTGCCAGTCAGTCAAGTACAGTTATAGGCACCAATGTTGGATGCAAAGTTTGGATGGCACCTGAGGTATCTAGAGCACCCTCCAAACACAGCCAGAAATCTGATGTTTTTTCATGTGGCCTTGTGTTACATTACATCATGTCTAAAGGTAAACATCCATTTGCCAAGGAGAGTCAGACACAAGAAAATGCAAGGATATGGGAGATCTCAACTGCATCTTCTATAGTTAATGATATCAAGTCATTACATAGCAGTTTGGGACCAGAAGCAAAGGACATTGTTATTCAAGCCCTTGCTAGAGACCCAGAAGATCGGCCAAGCGCATCTAATATGATTGGTCATCCAGTGTTTTGGAGTGAAGATAAGAAGCTGAggtatattgctgccttttaTAATGGTTATGACAAAAGAGATTCTGTGCGGAGAAAAATTAAGAGGGAACTAGGCACTGTACCAAGATGGGATTTAAAGTTAACAGAACAGACcaagaaaatgataaaagaacgcaagtacgactttttttCTTGCATGGAACTGTTGCGATTTATTCGTAATGGCTATCAACATTTTCTGAAAGAGCTGTTTGGATGTAAACTTCTGCAGTCATACCCAGAGCTTCTGATTGAACTGTACAATTTCATCAAAAGACACGATTTGCAAAGCAATCCGTACATTGAGCAAGTGGAAAAGGGATAA
- the LOC5505879 gene encoding uncharacterized protein C20orf85: MVFGKNKTGLNFVHQDQIWKDHIGHEHGAAKHWPENWGFLIEQYKQLANEDNNIENGEAAVRVKQRRENLKLPPIDSSVASQLSVGRSKARYPSTTASEIGWRSSQRQCNLERYGRYTKQKSSFLGQMKWPPEAIG, from the exons ATGGTTTTCGGTAAGAACAAAACAGGATTGAACTTTGTTCACCAGGACCAAATCTG GAAAGACCACATCGGACACGAACACGGAGCGGCGAAGCACTGGCCGGAGAATTGGGGATTCCTTATCGAGCAATACAAGCAG CTCGCAAATGAAGACAACAACATCGAAAACGGCGAGGCAGCAGTACGCGTAAAGCAGAGAAGGGAAAATTTGAAATTACCTCCGATAGACTCGAGTGTGGCGTCTCAATTATCTGTAGGAAGGTCAAAGGCAAGATATCCTTCAACCACGGCGTCCGAGATAGGGTGGCGATCAAGTCAAAGGCAGTGCAACTTGGAGAGATATGGAAGATACACAAAGCAAAAGAGCTCATTCTTAGGACAAATGAAGTGGCCACCAGAGGCAATTGGTTGA